TCCCAGGGGATATCTGAGCATTTCCCCACCGCATTCCGCCACGTCCTGAAGCTACCCCGAACCCTTGTGCTTTTGCTTTTGGGGCCCCTCACCTGCTTTGTGGCctctggctcctggctcctggccctgGTGGCCAGCCTTACCCTCCTTGCTGCCCTGGGGTTCCTTGCCAAGTACCCCTGGACCGAGTTTGAAGTCTTATGTTTGCGCACAGACATGGCCGACATCACGAGATCCTACTTCAGCGACTGTGGCTCCTGCTACTGGGTGGTTGAGTCTGGGGGTCAGGTGGTGGGCATGGTGGGAGCTCTGCCCATGACGAAGCCCTCTCTGCAGAAGGAGCAGTTGCAGCTGCTTCACCTAAACGTGGCCCGCGAGCACCGTGGTCAGGGGATAGCGAGAGCCCTGGTCAGGACTGTCCTCCGGTTTGCGCAGGAGCAGGGCTACAGTGAGGTTGTCCTCAGCACCAGTGCTTTGCAGCTCTCCGCCTTGGCCCTCTACCGCAGCCTGGGCTTCCAGAAGGTGGGCCGGTATTTCTTCTCCTCGAGCTGGAGGCTAATTGATGTTCCCGCATTCCAGTTCAGATACTGCCTCTCCTCTGCTCAGGGGCCTCAGGCACAGAAGCAGGGAGGGTTCCTGTGACCTGTTTCTTGGTGGATCACTCAGGGGAGGCCTGGCTCTTCCTGACCTGGGCTGGGGGCTAGCATCCTGCAGGCCCAGGGAACGCGGACAGAGGTGAGGCCTGCCTCCCAGGAACTGGCAAGTGCAAACTGCAGATGGTGGTTCGTGCTGGGCCTCTGATGGTAGTTTTCCAGAAGGGAGGCGGGACGGAGGGTGCGGTGCAAGATAAATTTGGACGTCAGGGACCTGACCCAGCAGCAAGAAAACCTAGAACGCTGACTCCAAACGTCCCTTCACCTTTCTTCAGCTAATAAGGATATGAAGGATTAGGTAACCCACGTCACTAAAATATCATCTAAATCCAAATTACATTGGGGTTTACCTCCTGCTTAGGGGTTTACTTACATATTCAATGGCAAAGTgcctgaacaacaacaaaaaggttatataacctaGAGCTGTCTATTGACTTGTCAATGAAATGACATAAAACACAGGACAGGGCATTCCATCAATCAATTTGTCATACAAAAGACCTAAGAGACAGGACAGGACTTCCcatcattaagaaaaaataaaggccaACCTAATCCTTAGAGTGGGGCTGCTTCCAGTTTGCAGAGCCTGCTCTCCTGTCTGTAGGTTGTACTTTTTCTTTCACCTCAATACATTTTTGCTGCTCTTACTTGTTATCTCATATCTCAACTGGGTTTTTTCTTTCGAGAAGATAAGAATCTGGAAAACAACACGTTTAATCA
This genomic interval from Manis javanica isolate MJ-LG chromosome 1, MJ_LKY, whole genome shotgun sequence contains the following:
- the LOC140843006 gene encoding putative N-acetyltransferase 8B isoform X1; protein product: MEVEPSEVTGKVRRGTQLSLVDFEIQTQKPSMAACHIRQYQESDRQGVLHLLSQGISEHFPTAFRHVLKLPRTLVLLLLGPLTCFVASGSWLLALVASLTLLAALGFLAKYPWTEFEVLCLRTDMADITRSYFSDCGSCYWVVESGGQVVGMVGALPMTKPSLQKEQLQLLHLNVAREHRGQGIARALVRTVLRFAQEQGYSEVVLSTSALQLSALALYRSLGFQKVGRYFFSSSWRLIDVPAFQFRYCLSSAQGPQAQKQGGFL
- the LOC140843006 gene encoding putative N-acetyltransferase 8B isoform X2, with protein sequence MAACHIRQYQESDRQGVLHLLSQGISEHFPTAFRHVLKLPRTLVLLLLGPLTCFVASGSWLLALVASLTLLAALGFLAKYPWTEFEVLCLRTDMADITRSYFSDCGSCYWVVESGGQVVGMVGALPMTKPSLQKEQLQLLHLNVAREHRGQGIARALVRTVLRFAQEQGYSEVVLSTSALQLSALALYRSLGFQKVGRYFFSSSWRLIDVPAFQFRYCLSSAQGPQAQKQGGFL